A genome region from Cannabis sativa cultivar Pink pepper isolate KNU-18-1 unplaced genomic scaffold, ASM2916894v1 Contig7, whole genome shotgun sequence includes the following:
- the LOC133033408 gene encoding uncharacterized protein LOC133033408, whose amino-acid sequence MGKKNLKENPPSPTSPSVKRKTIAGPSKNTRGKRPRTVVENSDSDFELDSEFLKSPVSVKGKGKSPVKVLPSSGVSEEIPVNRIVEDWECKYTRSQFYHSRVVTSGYYSVLVHNSLPILCIVSLLREVQQPNGLEFWVCVQGKYLRFSIEEFALVTGLDCHVDSDFYQFKQDDNELVKSCFKGYKKITKGAIQTAFIADNLKDNDDLAVKLVVLYFVQCYLLGGPPGKVVSSEEIDVVDSGRYNEFGWGKHCFDITMHSLKGKIDSGYKRVVRSDEDGGYYRLLGFPLAIQFWFFECCPYVIGKLSLYSNVGIPRILNWPKLPKDKEGMVKMDVMNTLIFDRSLKELKLRNLTPTSVERLSLSLTDFFSGETTPEAVKFKIKGGSKPAGQPGLMGSSSSTAHENVSRVEFEEFKKCLSVVVSQQGILMKSVAEMNKKLDILIESSQGGPTHNGSQSEDALRTSENEDDEDSTSEEDEDDKFDDDKGDDHHDDETDDDDDDLGGDGVGAGQDEAHTGDVRNDEGVVVPAVVSRDDDTGKVDDAKNSDPVEPIAEIKQPDQSQGGEENIDVDATIASAVKAVENLIGSSTHAPAPVETSEKTDLEMVVFQETPILRPQKRDRKKGEFTF is encoded by the exons ATGggtaaaaaaaatctgaaagaGAACCCTCCTAGCCCCACTTCCCCTTCTGTTAAAAGAAAAACCATTGCTGGACCTTCAAAGAACACTCGAGGAAAAAGACCTCGAACTGTTGTTGAAAATTCAGACTCAGATTTTGAGTTGGATTCTGAATTTCTTAAGTCGCCTGTTTCTGTTAag ggcAAGGGTAAATCCCCTGTGAAGGTGTTGCCATCATCAGGTGTTTCTGAAGAAATTCCTGTTAATAGGATTGTTGAG GATTGGGAATGCAAGTACACTCGATCTCAATTTTATCATTCTAGAGTAGTAACATCTGGTTATTACTCTGTACTTG TACATAATTCATTACCAATTCTTTGCATTGTTTCTTTGTTGAGGGAGGTTCAGCAGCCTAATGGGTTGGagttttgggtttgtgtccaagggAAATACCTTAGGTTTAGTATCGAAGAGTTTGCGTTGGTCACGGGGTTAGATTGTCATGTTGATTCTGATTTTTATCAGTTTAAGCAAGATGATAATGAATTGGTCAAATCTTGTTTTAAGGGgtacaaaaaaattaccaagggtGCTATTCAGACTGCTTTTATTGCTGACAATCTTAAGGATAACGACGATCTTGCagtcaagttggttgtattgtATTTTGTGCAGTGTTATTTGTTAGGTGGTCCCCCGGGTAAAGTTGTTTCGTCTGAGGAAATAGATGTTGTGGATAGTGGTCGATATAATGAATTTGGGTGGGGCAAGCATTGTTTTGATATCACTATGCATTCTTTGAAGGGTAAGATAGATTCTGGTTATAAGAGGGTAGTTCGTAGTGACGAGGATGGTGGGTATTACAGGTTATTGGGTTTTCCTTTGGCTATTCAATTCTGGTTTTTCGAGTGTTGCCCGTATGTTATTGGGAAACTATCCTTGTACTCAAATGTTGGCATTCCAAGGATTTTGAATTGGCCTAAATTACCCAAGGACAAGGAGGGTATGGTGAAAATGGATGTCATGAACACCCTCATTTTCGATCGGTCTTTGAAAGAG TTAAAATTAAGAAACCTCACTCCAACTTCCGTTGAGAGATTGAGTTTGAGCCTCACTGATTTTTTCTCTGGTGAGACTACTCCCGAGGCtgtgaaattcaaaattaaaggtGGTTCCAAGCCTGCTGGTCAACCTGGCTTGATGGGTTCTTCTTCATCAACTGCTCATGAGAATGTCTCCCGAGTTGAGTTTGAGGAATTTAAAAAGTGTTTATCTGTTGTTGTCAGCCAGCAAGGGATTCTTATGAAATCTGTTGCTGAGATGAACAAGAAGCTGGACATTCTtattgag tcATCCCAAGGTGGTCCCACTCACAATGGATCTCAGTCTGAAGATGCTCTTCGTACTTCAGAAAATGAGGATGATGAAGATTCCActtcggaggaagacgaggatgATAAATTCGACGATGACAAAGGAGATGATCATCATGACGATGaaactgatgatgatgatgatgatctggGTGGAGATGGTGTTGGTGCTGGTCAGGATGAGGCTCACACGGGCGATGTTCGTAACGATGAGGGTGTTGTTGTCCCCGCGGTTGTTTCGAGGGATGATGATACCGGCAAGGTCGATGATGCCAAGAATTCTGACCCTGTGGAACCTATTGCAGAGATCAAACAG CCTGATCAGTCTCAAGGTGGGGAGGAGAACATTGATGTTGATGCAACAATTGCATCTGCTGTTAAAGCTGTGGAGAATTTG ATTGGTTCCTCAACTCATGCCCCTGCTCCTGTTGAGACTTCTGAGAAGACTGATCTTGAAATGGTTGTTTTTCAAGAGACTCCTATTTTACGTCCTCAAAAGAGGGATCGGAAGAAAGGAGAGTTTACATTTTGA
- the LOC133033421 gene encoding uncharacterized protein LOC133033421 gives MWFHNLAYPNCFLTNSHIDIIFYYLRKKIMYSAEPKIKVTTTDCLFCSSITTLYERFVEKNNDISVLSLSHNVAQYIQGGKILCATPWHLVDHVVMPINVKLQDHWICGLLNIVDRRIYLYNSMRSGSYMTAAKEACKPFSVILPYYFSMLDFKGLRNETKFSTMEPFPIVAVDGLPEQVTADCGVFVASFAEYFIDGKPIPSSDFDVEIHRDRLAALFYHYGMKKQTENIESESEAPPSLPKK, from the exons ATGTGGTTTCACAACCTTGCCTACCCTAATTGTTTCCTTACCAATTct CACATTGACATCATTTTCTATTATCTTCGTAAGAAAATAATGTACTCAGCCGAGCCGAAAATCAAAGTCACCACAACTGATTGCCTCTTTTGTTCTAGCATAACAACTTTGTATGAGAGGTTTGTTGAGAAAAACAACGATATATCGGTGTTGTCTCTTTCTCACAATGTGGCCCAGTACATTCAAGGTGGTAAGATATTATGTGCCACTCCTTGGCATTTGGTTGATCATGTTGTTATGCCTATCAATGTAAAATTACAGGATCATTGGATTTGTGGTCTTCTTAACATAGTTGACAGGCGCATATATCTGTACAATTCAATGCGTTCTGGGAGTTATATGACTGCTGCCAAAGAGGCTTGCAAGCCTTTCTCTGTTATTTTACCATATTACTTCTCTATGTTAGACTTCAAAGGCCTTCGCAACGAAACTAAGTTTAGCACTATGGAACCGTTCCCTATTGTTGCTGTTGATGGTTTACCCGAGCAGGTCACAGC tGATTGTGGTGTTTTTGTTGCATCATTTGCTGAGTATTTCATTGATGGCAAACCCATCCCATCCTCTGATTTTGATGTGGAAATTCACCGCGATCGTTTGGCTGCGTTATTTTATCATTATGGGATGAAGAAGCAAACTGAGAACATTGAAAGTGAATCCGAGGCCCCTCCCAGCCTTCCCAAGAAGTGA